From Streptomyces fungicidicus, one genomic window encodes:
- a CDS encoding DUF58 domain-containing protein: MTTAGAVHAEGDRGDRSGVRTALAGLTTRGRSFLAAGVAAAVCSYVLGQSDLLRVGLLLAVLPLVCAAVLYRTRYRVAGSRRLSPGRVPAGSEARVHLRMENVSRLPTGLLMLQDRVPYVLGPRPRFVLDRVEAGGRREVSYRVRSDLRGRYPLGPLQLRLSDPFGMCELTRSFSTHDTLTVVPRVVPLPPVRLSGEAKGYGDGRHRALALAGEDDVIPRGYRYGDDLRRVHWRSTARYGELMVRREEQPQRARCTVLLDTRAIAYEGAGPDSAFEWAVSGAASVLVHMLERGFSVRLLTDTGNAVPGEGSDGFAGAGQESADAAGLMMDTLAVVDHSDDEGLSRAYDVLRGGNEGLLVAFLGDLDEDQAAVLARMRQRSGGAVAFLLDSAAWLREPADVPDASDRAGDRLRMLREAGWTALGVPRGAALEELWRQADRERSGLTAASGGEGP; this comes from the coding sequence ATGACCACCGCGGGCGCCGTCCACGCCGAGGGCGACCGGGGCGACCGCAGCGGTGTCAGGACGGCGCTGGCGGGACTCACCACCCGCGGGCGCTCCTTCCTCGCCGCCGGTGTGGCGGCCGCGGTCTGCTCGTACGTGCTCGGGCAGAGCGACCTGCTGCGGGTCGGGCTGCTCCTCGCGGTGCTGCCGCTGGTGTGCGCGGCGGTGCTCTACCGCACCCGCTACCGGGTCGCCGGCAGCCGCCGGCTCTCCCCCGGGCGGGTGCCGGCGGGCTCCGAGGCGCGGGTGCACCTGCGGATGGAGAACGTCTCGCGGCTGCCCACGGGCCTGCTGATGCTCCAGGACCGGGTGCCCTACGTGCTCGGTCCACGCCCGCGGTTCGTGCTGGACCGGGTGGAGGCGGGCGGGCGCCGCGAGGTGTCCTACCGGGTCCGTTCCGATCTGCGCGGCCGCTATCCGCTGGGCCCGCTCCAGCTGCGGCTTTCCGACCCGTTCGGGATGTGCGAGCTGACCCGGTCCTTCTCGACCCACGACACCCTGACGGTGGTCCCGCGGGTGGTGCCGCTGCCGCCGGTGCGGCTGAGCGGCGAGGCCAAGGGGTACGGCGACGGACGGCATCGCGCCCTGGCGCTGGCCGGCGAGGACGACGTGATCCCCCGCGGGTACCGCTACGGCGACGACCTGCGACGGGTGCACTGGCGCTCCACCGCCCGCTACGGCGAGCTGATGGTGCGCCGCGAGGAGCAGCCGCAGCGCGCCCGCTGCACGGTGCTGCTGGACACCCGGGCCATCGCCTACGAGGGCGCCGGACCGGACTCGGCGTTCGAATGGGCGGTGTCGGGCGCGGCGTCCGTGCTGGTGCACATGCTGGAGCGGGGCTTCTCGGTGCGGCTGCTGACCGACACCGGCAACGCGGTGCCGGGCGAGGGGTCCGACGGGTTCGCGGGCGCCGGCCAGGAGTCGGCGGACGCGGCCGGGCTGATGATGGACACCCTCGCCGTGGTGGACCACTCCGACGACGAGGGGCTGTCCCGCGCCTACGACGTGCTGCGCGGCGGGAACGAGGGGCTGCTGGTGGCGTTCCTCGGCGACCTGGACGAGGACCAGGCCGCGGTGCTCGCCCGGATGCGGCAGCGCAGCGGGGGCGCCGTGGCCTTCCTGCTGGACAGCGCGGCCTGGCTGCGGGAGCCGGCGGACGTGCCGGACGCGTCGGACCGGGCCGGGGACCGGCTGCGGATGCTGCGTGAGGCGGGATGGACCGCCCTCGGCGTGCCGCGGGGCGCGGCACTGGAAGAACTGTGGCGGCAGGCGGACCGGGAGCGTTCGGGCCTGACCGCGGCGAGCGGCGGGGAGGGACCGTGA
- a CDS encoding AAA family ATPase: protein MTTYDDRASLTDLTAVVERVRGSVEGVIEGKPEVVRLSLTVLLAEGHLLIEDVPGVGKTMLAKALARSIDCSVRRIQFTPDLLPSDITGVSIWDQQRRDFEFKPGAIFAQVVIGDEINRASPKTQSALLESMEERQVTIDGKTYELPSPFMVVATQNPVEMEGTYPLPEAQRDRFMARVSVGYPSAEAELRMLDVHGGVSPLEDLQPVAHAHEILKLIEAVRDVYVAEPVRRYAVDLVAATRTHPDLRLGASPRATLHLLRAAKASAALGGREYALPDDVQALAVAVLAHRLLPTAQAQLNRRTAEQVVQEILQSTAVPAERAPRGL, encoded by the coding sequence CTCACTGACTTGACCGCCGTGGTGGAACGCGTGCGGGGTTCGGTGGAAGGCGTGATCGAGGGAAAGCCCGAGGTCGTACGGCTCTCGCTGACCGTGCTGCTAGCCGAGGGGCATCTGCTCATCGAGGATGTCCCGGGAGTCGGCAAGACCATGCTGGCCAAGGCGCTGGCGCGGTCGATCGACTGCTCGGTGCGGCGGATCCAGTTCACCCCGGACCTGCTGCCCTCGGACATCACCGGTGTGTCCATCTGGGACCAGCAGCGCCGTGACTTCGAGTTCAAGCCGGGCGCGATCTTCGCGCAGGTGGTGATCGGCGACGAGATCAACCGCGCGTCGCCGAAGACCCAGTCGGCGCTCCTCGAGTCGATGGAGGAGCGCCAGGTCACCATCGACGGCAAGACCTACGAACTGCCCAGCCCGTTCATGGTCGTGGCGACGCAGAACCCGGTCGAGATGGAGGGCACCTACCCGCTGCCGGAGGCCCAGCGCGACCGTTTCATGGCCCGTGTCTCGGTCGGCTACCCGAGCGCGGAGGCCGAACTGCGGATGCTGGACGTGCACGGCGGCGTCTCCCCGCTGGAGGACCTCCAGCCGGTGGCGCACGCGCACGAGATCCTGAAGCTGATCGAGGCGGTGCGCGACGTGTACGTGGCCGAACCGGTCCGCCGGTACGCCGTGGACCTGGTCGCCGCCACCCGCACGCACCCCGATCTCAGACTCGGCGCCTCGCCGCGCGCGACCCTGCACCTGCTGCGCGCGGCGAAGGCGTCGGCGGCCCTCGGCGGCCGGGAGTACGCGCTGCCGGACGACGTGCAGGCGCTCGCCGTGGCCGTCCTCGCCCACCGGCTGCTGCCCACCGCCCAGGCCCAGCTCAACCGCCGCACCGCCGAGCAGGTGGTGCAGGAGATCCTCCAGAGCACCGCGGTGCCCGCGGAGCGCGCCCCCCGGGGCCTGTGA